The genomic DNA CTTGGAGAAAAACTCAGAGAAGTTCCAGGCATGTGTGGGGTGGTGGAAGGTGGCATCATCCCCGGACTTTACGGCTATGAAGCGGGCCAATCCGGGGTCGGAGACATCTTCGGCTGGTTCGTGAAACATGCGGTGCCAGAATCCTACGTCCAGCAAGCTGCTGCCGAAAATGTGAGCGTTCACCATATTATGGAGAGGGAAGCCAGCCTGCAACGCCCTGGGGAACACGGATTGATTGCGCTGGACTGGTTGAACGGCAACCGCAGCAACCTCGTCGATGCCAATTTGAGCGGTCTGATCCTTGGACTCACCTTGCACACCCGTGCCCCGGACATCTACCGGGCCCTGATTGAAGCCACAGCTTACGGAACCAGAGCGATCATCGAGAACTTCCGTGCACATGGGGTGCCCGTGACCGAACTGATCATTGCCGGAGGGCTGAAGAAAAACAAAATGCTGATGCAGATTTACAGCGATGTCACGGGACTTCCCCTGAGCATCGTGGCTTCGGAGCAGGGTCCAGCGCTGGGAAGTGCAATTCATGCTGCCGTGGCTGCAGGAATCTACCCTGACATCCGGGCAGCAGCCAAAACCATGGGGAAACTGCAGAAGAACGTTTACACCCCCATTCCCGGGAATGTGAAAGTGTATCAGGAGCTGTATCAGGAATACATCCAGCTGCACGACCATTTTGGCAGAGGGCTCAACAACGTGATGAAACGCCTCAAGAAAATCGCTCAGACAGAACCCGAAGAGGTGAAACATGCTGCTGCCACACCTGCGTGAAGAACTGTGCAAAGCACACCTGCAACTCCCTGCCCAGGGACTCGTCACCTGGACCAGTGGGAACATCAGCGTTCTGGACGAGAGGGAAGGTCTGATGGTCATCAAACCCTCGGGTCTGCTCTTTGAAGAACTCACCCCTGAAAGCATGGTGGTGCTGGATCTGGACGGCAAAGTCATCGAAGGGAAGTACAAACCCTCTTCGGACACCGCCACCCATGCTTACATCTACCGCCACCTGCCCCATGTGCGCAGCATCATCCACACCCACAGTGCGTATGCCACAGCTTGGGCAGCCAACAACCGGGAAATTCCCTGCATCCTCACCGCCATGGCCGATGAATTTGGAGGACCGATCCCCTGCGGTGGCTTTGCCCTGATTGGCGGGGAAGAAATCGGGAAGGAAGTGGTGAAAACCCTCTCCGGGCACCGTTCCCCTGCGGTCATCCTCAAAAACCACGGGGTCTTCACCATCGGAGAATCCATCCAGAAAGCCCTGAAAGCCGCCGTGATGTGTGAAGACGTGGCAAAAACGGTGCATCTGGCGTACCAGCTGGGGACACCAGAGAAGCTTGATCATGCAGACATCGACAAACTCTACGACCGGTACACGCACGTGTACGGACAGAAATAAGGAATCATCATGCCAAACACCGCCTCCCCCAGACTCTGGTTCGTCACGGGCTCCCAGCACCTCTACGGCCCTGAAACCCTCAAGCAAGTGGATGCCAATTCAGCAGAACTGGTTTCTGCTTTGAATGCCTCTGGCAAAATCTCCCTGCAAATCGAATTTAAAGGGGTGCTGACCACCCCAGATGAGATCCGGGCTTTGTGTCTGCAAGCCAATTCAACACCAGACTGCGCCGGAATCATCCTGTGGATGCACACCTTCTCCCCCAGCAAAATGTGGATTGGGGGCCTCAGTCAGTTGCAAAAACCGTTCTGCCACCTGCACACCCAGTTCAATCGGGATCTTCCCTGGGACAGCATCGACATGGATTTCATGAACCTCAACCAGGCCGCCCATGGGGACCGCGAAGCAGGTTTCTTGCACACCCGCATGCGTCTGGACCGCAAAGTGGTGGTGGGGCATTACAGCGACCCGGAAGTGCAGGAACGTCTGGGCGTGTGGGCCAGTGCAGCACACGGCTGGTTTGATTTGCAAGGCGCAAAATTCTGCCGGTTTGGGGACAACATGCGCTTCGTGGCCGTGACCGAAGGGGACAAGGTGGCTGCAGAGATGCGCTTCGGGTTCTCGGTGAACACCTACGGGGTGGGCGATCTGGTGGCCGTGGTCGATGCTGTTTCAGACAGTGACATTGATGCTCTGGTTGCGGAATACGACAACCTATACGATGTGGCCCCAGAACTGCAAAAAGGTGGGGAACGCCATGAATCCCTGAGGTACTCTGCCCGTCTGGAACTGGGCATCGAGAAATTCCTCGTTGATGGAGGCTTCAAGGGGTTCACCACCACTTTTGAAGACCTGCATGGTCTGAAGCAACTCCCCGGAATGGCGGTCCAGAGGCTGATGGCCAGAGGGTACGGGTTTGCTGGCGAAGGGGACTGGAAAACAGCTGTGCTTTTGCGTGCCCTGAAAACCATGTCTGGCAACGTCTCAACCTCTTTCATGGAGGATTACACCTACCACCTGGAACCCGGAAAACACCAGGTGCTGGGGTCGCACATGCTGGAAGTCTGCCCGACGATTGCAGAAAACAAACCGAAAGTGGAAATTCACCCCTTAGGCATCGGAGGGAAGGAAGACCCGGTGCGTCTGGTGTTCAACTCCCAGAAGGGCGAGGCCATCAATGTGTCTCTGGTGGACCTGGGAAGCCGTTTCCGTTTGATCGTCAACGAGGTGACGGCAGTGGAGCACCCTGAGTTGCCCAACCTTCCTGTGGCGCGTGCAGTGTGGGAATGCAAACCGGATTTCAAGACCGCCTGTGCAGCCTGGATTCATGCAGGGGGAGCGCACCACACGGTGTATTCTTATGTGCTGACCAGTGAGCACCTGGAGGATTTTGCAGCCATCGCAGGCGTTGAACTGGTGGTGATTGATGGGGACACGAAGCTGCGGGACCTGAAACAGGACCTGAAGTTCTCAGACCTCTACTTTGCCCTTGGACAGGGCCTCCGGGTCTAGAGCATTTGACAGAAGAACACGAATCAATGCAGCAATTCCAGCCTCAGATGACTTGCCCCGGAGGGAAACTTCTGGGGTTTTTGCGTGGTTGCTTTCAATTCCTGACCTCTTGGATCACAAAGGTGTGCCTGGAGGCCTGTTTGTGGAGAACAAGCGGTTCCCGCCCAGCCCATCCAGGCCCAGAATGGATGGGCAGGTGGGGTTTCACCAGTTGCAGGAACAGCCGTGCCACGTCCCGTTCGGCATTGAGGCGCACAGCAAATCCAGCTTCATGGTTTTGCACTTCCTCCGCAAGTCCAGTGATTTGCTGCAGACGTTGTTTCGGGGTGTCTGTGGTCCAGAGGGGCTGGCTGTTGGGTTTCGGAAGGATGTGGAAGTGGTGCCAGGTTCGGGCCATGTTGCAGTGCTGAAAGTGAAAAGGACTGGGCGGAAGGGGTCAAACGGGTGTTCACACAAATCCCCCTGGGCTTCTGGAACCAGGGGGTGAAGAAAGTATCCCTTGGAGGACATTTCCATTTTTCGGCACTGGCTCTCATTTTAAAGTAAGTTTTGTAACGATGCTGGGATTTCTGGTTTCTGGCATGCGCCATGGTGGCATGAAAACCCCTGAAAATACGTGTGTTCTCGTTCAGTGAACTGAAACATTGCAGTCTAGGATGCATTGGGAAAGACCTCATGATGTCCCGCAAATCTGACCCTCTTCTCATCCCACCTCCAGCAAACCCACATCCTGACCCAGAACCCTTGAGAAGCCCTTCATGTGACGGTTCCATCACACCAAACGCACCCCAGAATGGCGATGATGGGCCACATGAAAACCTTTCAATCTCGATTTTTGCCGTTTTTTCTGGTGGGTGCTGCCCTGATGCTGCCGCAGGGACAGGCCACAGCTTTTCCGTTTGGACAGGTGCTCAAATCCGGCAAGGTGCCCCTGCTGGCCGTGCATGCAGACTGGGCGGGCTTCACTTTTGTGAACCGCACCTTCCAGGTGGATTTCAAATCCCATTACGACAACCGCAAAATCAACGAAATCCGCATGTACTTCAGTGACCGCAACCTGACCGAAGCGCAGGCCATCACCATCAGCAAACTGGCCGCCCACATCGCCCTGAACTGTTACAACCTGCTGCCTGAACGCAAAGCAGTGATTCAGGAATGGATTGCCAGCTGGCTGATCCTGAACGATGTCTCCCAGCAGCACACCTTTGGCCCCCTCCTGCTGGACGCACAGCACACCTCCAGTGGAGACGCCCTGTTGTGGTTCACCCGCACCGGCGTTCCTGGCAAATCCCCATGGGTCAACCATTGCACCTCCTGAGGACCGTCTCTCTGTGTGGGATGCTGTTCTTGCAGGCCTCCAGCACGCTCAGCAGCAATCCATTTGTGCAGCAGTACCAGCAGGCCAGCCCTGCAACTGTGGATAGACTGGTGCAGGCTTACCCGGACGCCCTGCTGAAACACGACCAGCAGAAACTGTACTTTCAAGATGGGCAGGTGTTGCAACTGCGCACCCGCAAAACCATCCAGACATACCCAACCCTGCTGGACGATGCCGATGTGCTGGACCAGATGGCCTTGCCGTACCCGGCCTGCCAGCCCATCACTGCCCCTGCCTATTTGCAGGACCCCGGGCGGGCCAGAAGCGAAACCCTCTTTAAAGCCCTTTACGGAGAGACTGCCAGCAAAGTGCAAAAGCAGTTGCAGAAAGTGAACTGGTTCGGAAGCACGGTGCTGTTTCATCCTGCCCACGGAGCAAAAGCCGCACTGGAACAGGTGGAACAGCACCTTCAGAAGCACCCGGAGTGGCTGAAATACCTGCAGCCCAATGCAGGCACTTTTTACTGGCGCACTGTGGCCGGAACAAAACACCTCAGCATGCACAGTTTTGGAATTTCCATCGATCTGAACACCAGATACGCCGATTACTGGAAATGGAAAGGACACCAGGAAGGCCAGAAAAACATCCCTTACCACAACCAGTTGCCTGAAGGTCTGGTGTTCGCGTTTGAAAGACAGGGTTTTGTGTGGGGTGGGCGCTGGTACCATTTCGACACCATGCACTTCGAGTACCGCCCGGAATTGATCTCATCTCAGGCCTGCCAGCAGGGGCAGTGATCAGGGATAAAGTTCCCGAAACCTGTCTGCCACCCCATCCACTTGCTCTGCACTGCATTCGATCCATCTGGGCCATTGCCTCTTGCAACCATGGGGGTAACCGATGATGTTCCCCAGAGCACCCCAGACTGCCTGATGCACGGTCTCATCTGTCAGATCCACATCGGGCCACTGCGCTGCCACCCTTTGCAGGTCTGCAAGCTCAACCCCCATCAGGGTGTGCACCAGACTGGCCTCAGGTTGATCTTCTGGAGCACCTGAGGCACTGAAGAATGGGCCATGAGCCGCTGCTTTCAGCACCTGTCCGATGGTTTTCAATTCTTGAAGGTTCAGGCGCATGGGTTCCCCTCCCAGAAAGCCATTTTCAAAGTGCTCATGGGGCTGGGAGGCGCTGGAAAACTGCCCCATGAAATGTCCAGAGAAATGCTCTGGTTTTCTGGGTTTGAAACTGCCCCTGGACACAGCCCAGTCGTAAGCACTCTGGTCCAGCGGATGAGCGGTCAGGGTCCCGGAAAGCTGGTGCTGCTCAATCCACTTTTGGGCTTTTTCTCGGGTGCTGAAGATCCCTGAGGGGAAACCGCCCCCAACCCCATTGAACACCCACACCCACTGGCCTTTTTGCAATGCTTCATCGTGCATGTTGCGCCTCACAAATAAAAATGCCTGCTGAACCAGATGCCATTCAGGTTGGTCAGGCAGGCATCTGTGACTTCAAACGTTCTGGGAAAGGTGCCTTCGGGACTTTTGTTCCCGAAGATCCACTGTTTGGCCCGCTCCATTCCAACAGGTGGAACTGGATTCACTTCATGCAGCATCACTTTCAGGTACTGGTGTTCTTCTTGCAGGTCATCGTACATGGCTTGCAGCACCCCGAATTCATCTCCTTCGGGTTTTTCTTCTGGATTTTCTTTGCTGACCATCAAAATGCCCATGCTTTTCAGGAACTGCAGGGGGTTTTCTGGACTGGGAATTTCAATGGGTTCAATCACCTCAAAAACCAGATCCAGCAGGCCGTATTTGTGAATCTGCCCCTGGTAAATGCGATCTTCACGACGGTACAGTGTGCAGGCAGGCAGCCCAAGGTGTTGAAAAGCCACATCTGCATCGGACTGCAGGTGGTCCAGACTGGTGAACACCATCTGCTGATCCATCAACACCTCTAAAGGCTGGTATTTCACTCCCATGCACAGCGCACGGATCATCAGCAGCAAACGGGTCATGGTTGCCCTCTGGGTTTCAAGAGGGGGGCGTCTTGTAAAATTTTTTCATCAGGCAGCCATTCATCGAACATGATTTGGACGGTCATGTTTTCATGTTAGGCCTGCATCCTCTCCTGCACATCCTCCAGTTGGCAGATTCAGCACACGCCATCTGGCAGGTATGATTTCCCCAGAGGTCTTATGCCAGAAATCCCCATTTTTGAAAATCTGGAAACCCCCCGCCTGAAGGTGCGCCGTTTGCAGCCAGAAGATGCTGCAGCCCTGTCTGTTTACCGTTCCCGTCCCGAAGTTTCCCTGTATCAGGGCTGGGGCGACAATTACGACGAAGCCCAGGCCCTGAAGCTCATCCAGAACATGCAAGACCGGAATCCTGGTCAGCCAGGGTGGTTTCAATTTGCCTTGCAGGAAAAAGAAACCGGTGCTTTGCTGGGAGACCTCGGCTTCCATGTGTTCGAGCCTTTGCAGGCAGAGGTGGGTTTCACGCTGGATTCCCGTGTCTGGGGCAAAGGTTACGCCACCGAAGGATTAAAGGCGGTACTGGATTACGCTTTTCATGTGCTGTTTTTTCACAGGATCACCGCCAGCACGGATCCCCGCAACGTCCCCTCCCAGAAGGTCTTGCTGCGGCTGGGGTTTCGCCATGAGGGGCACCACCTGGAAAGTTACTCGGATGGGGAAAACTGGCTGGATGAGGACCGGTTTGCCTTGCTGCGCAGAGAATGGCGGGAACAGTGACCTTCAGCGGGTCAACCGGCTGAGGGCGGCGCATCCCACCACCAGCAAGGCCGCTGCCACGGTGCGGAAATCCAGGGTTTCTTCCAGCAGGGCAGACCACAGCACGGGCTGAACCAGTTGCACCTGTCCTGCACGTGCCACCCCACCCAGGGCCAGCCCCCGGTACCAGGCAAAAAAGGCCAGAAACATGCTCACCACCGACACATATCCAAAAGCCGCCCATGCCGTGAAAGAGGGCATGTGGCTGGGTCCCGGCAACACCAGCACGGCAACCAGAGAGAAGGGCAAAGAGAGCACCAGTGCCCAGCTCACCACCCGCCAGCCGTCCAGTTCTCGGGCCAATCTGCCGCCTTCTGCGTAACCCATGGCGGCCAGCAGCACGGCCAGCAGCATGAAGATGTCCCCGCTGTGCAACTGTCCTGCTCCGGTGGTCACGGCAAAAATCAGCACGGCCACCACCCCCAGCACCGACATCGCCCAGAAAATGGGTTACGGTGTACCCGCCAAATTCGGGAATGGCCAGGCGGGTGGCAGGCAGCGTGAAGCTGAAGCACAGCATGCCCAGCGCAGCCCAGGCCCATCCGGCGGTTGAAGGGACACCTCAAAAACCTGCAGGAAGCCCTGCGCCTCAGGCGGGACTCCCTGGTTTCTGCGCTGCAACACCACTGTCCCCAGATCAGAATTCCCCTGATTCCCTGAGGCGGCTACAACCTATGGGTACAGCTTCCAGAACATCTGGACGATGTGGCTTTTGTGGAACAGGCCTCCCGTGTGGGGGTGCAGATCAGTGCAGGCAGAGGGTATTTTCCAGCAGAAGCGGGAGGGTCGCATCTGCGCCTGAGTTACGCTGCTGCCAGCCCCGGTGTGATCGAGGAGGGGGTTCAGCGTCTGGGGTCGTTGTTTTGATCAGAGTTCCAGTTCCTCTTTGCGCTTCTCAAAATCTGCTCTGGCCTGCATGACTTTCTTCTGGTTGATGGCCGCCCAGTACCACACGCTGCAGAAGGCTTCGGACAGGCTGAGGCCCATCTCGGTGAGTCCGTATTCCACCCGTGGGGGAATCACCGGATAAACGGTGCGCACCACCAGACCATCGGCTTCCATCTGGCGCACGGTTTTGGTGAGCATCTTCTGGCTGATGTCTCCGACCAGTTCTCCCAGACGGGTGAAGCGCAGCCTGCCGTGTTCTTCCAGGGTTTCCAGGATCAGCATGGTCCACTTGTCGGCCACCCGTCCGATCAGTTCCCGCACCAGCTTTTCCAGTTCTGGGTCACGCTGGTCACGGGGGGGAATGTTGTGCAGGTCTTCCAGGGAAAATTCAGGCATGGGGCACATCCTTAAAAGAAGCAACCTCCCAGAATGGAGGTCACTTCCTGATGGTTTGTGTTGATTTTAGCATGGAAAAACGGGTGATTTTCAGCGTTTCAGCAGCATCACCAGAAAAGTGGTGTTTTCCTCCTGGGCCTGCAGGGTGACAAAGCGTTCCCCTTCAAATTGCACCACATCGCCTTCCGCGAGCAACGCCACCCCATCGTCAAAGTTGCACAGCAGCGTTCCAGAGGTCATGCTGATCAGCACCTGCTCGCCGGGGTGGTCATGTCTGGGCATTTCCTGACCCTTTCTGAGCACTTTGCGAACGATTTTGCAGCCTGCATTCTGGGCAATCACACCTGTTTTTTCAATCTTTTCCATGGTCCATCCTCCAGAAAGAAAACCTGTGCAGGGCTCAGGAAGGACGCTCTGCGCCTTTGCGGTTGTAGAAATGCCAGTTGAGGCCCACATTGAACAGGAAGAAAGCCGCCATCACGTAGAAGAACAGCACGGTGTTTCCGGTGGCAGCAATGATGGTGCTGATCAGCATGGACACGATGAAAGGCCCGTAAGCGGCAATGGCAGCGGTCCAGCCAATCACGCCAGCAGCCTGGGTGGCAGGAAAAATGATGGGCATCTGCCGGAAGGTGGCTGCATTGCCAATGCCCGAGAAGAAGAACAGAGACAGCATGCCTGCCACAAAGAAGGGGAATTCTTCAATGCTCTTGGGGGTCACGTAGAAGCTGGTGAAAATCGCACTGGCCAGCATGCCCAGGCCCGAAATGGTGGTCAGGATGGCTCCTCCGGTTCTGTCGGCAATCATCCCGAAGATCACCCGCACGGCACTGCCAATCAGGGGACCGTAGAAAGCGTATTGCAGGGGCACCGGAGCGTGTTCAAAGCCGCCGTACAGGGTTTTGATCAGCAGGGGGAAAGCGCTGGACAGCCCCGAGAAAGCCCCGAAGGTCATCAGGTAGATGCTGGTCATGATCCAGGTGTGTTTCTCTTTGAAGATTGAGAGCAGCTGTGCAGGGTTGGCCTTGACCGGAATGCTTTTCAGAGAGAACCAGGCCCACACTGCACCAATCAGGATCAGGGGCACGTAAATGAGGGGGGCATTCTGCAGGAAGATTTCAGAGGTTCTGGTCTTGTCATGAAAGGTCTGGGGGCCTCCGGTCAGCGAGGCAAAAGCCCCAAACCCGATGATCCAGGGGGTCA from Deinococcus roseus includes the following:
- a CDS encoding winged helix-turn-helix transcriptional regulator, with product MPEFSLEDLHNIPPRDQRDPELEKLVRELIGRVADKWTMLILETLEEHGRLRFTRLGELVGDISQKMLTKTVRQMEADGLVVRTVYPVIPPRVEYGLTEMGLSLSEAFCSVWYWAAINQKKVMQARADFEKRKEELEL
- a CDS encoding M15 family metallopeptidase translates to MLFLQASSTLSSNPFVQQYQQASPATVDRLVQAYPDALLKHDQQKLYFQDGQVLQLRTRKTIQTYPTLLDDADVLDQMALPYPACQPITAPAYLQDPGRARSETLFKALYGETASKVQKQLQKVNWFGSTVLFHPAHGAKAALEQVEQHLQKHPEWLKYLQPNAGTFYWRTVAGTKHLSMHSFGISIDLNTRYADYWKWKGHQEGQKNIPYHNQLPEGLVFAFERQGFVWGGRWYHFDTMHFEYRPELISSQACQQGQ
- a CDS encoding DUF7710 domain-containing protein, with protein sequence MHDEALQKGQWVWVFNGVGGGFPSGIFSTREKAQKWIEQHQLSGTLTAHPLDQSAYDWAVSRGSFKPRKPEHFSGHFMGQFSSASQPHEHFENGFLGGEPMRLNLQELKTIGQVLKAAAHGPFFSASGAPEDQPEASLVHTLMGVELADLQRVAAQWPDVDLTDETVHQAVWGALGNIIGYPHGCKRQWPRWIECSAEQVDGVADRFRELYP
- a CDS encoding L-ribulose-5-phosphate 4-epimerase; the protein is MLLPHLREELCKAHLQLPAQGLVTWTSGNISVLDEREGLMVIKPSGLLFEELTPESMVVLDLDGKVIEGKYKPSSDTATHAYIYRHLPHVRSIIHTHSAYATAWAANNREIPCILTAMADEFGGPIPCGGFALIGGEEIGKEVVKTLSGHRSPAVILKNHGVFTIGESIQKALKAAVMCEDVAKTVHLAYQLGTPEKLDHADIDKLYDRYTHVYGQK
- the araA gene encoding L-arabinose isomerase — encoded protein: MPNTASPRLWFVTGSQHLYGPETLKQVDANSAELVSALNASGKISLQIEFKGVLTTPDEIRALCLQANSTPDCAGIILWMHTFSPSKMWIGGLSQLQKPFCHLHTQFNRDLPWDSIDMDFMNLNQAAHGDREAGFLHTRMRLDRKVVVGHYSDPEVQERLGVWASAAHGWFDLQGAKFCRFGDNMRFVAVTEGDKVAAEMRFGFSVNTYGVGDLVAVVDAVSDSDIDALVAEYDNLYDVAPELQKGGERHESLRYSARLELGIEKFLVDGGFKGFTTTFEDLHGLKQLPGMAVQRLMARGYGFAGEGDWKTAVLLRALKTMSGNVSTSFMEDYTYHLEPGKHQVLGSHMLEVCPTIAENKPKVEIHPLGIGGKEDPVRLVFNSQKGEAINVSLVDLGSRFRLIVNEVTAVEHPELPNLPVARAVWECKPDFKTACAAWIHAGGAHHTVYSYVLTSEHLEDFAAIAGVELVVIDGDTKLRDLKQDLKFSDLYFALGQGLRV
- a CDS encoding cupin domain-containing protein; the encoded protein is MEKIEKTGVIAQNAGCKIVRKVLRKGQEMPRHDHPGEQVLISMTSGTLLCNFDDGVALLAEGDVVQFEGERFVTLQAQEENTTFLVMLLKR
- a CDS encoding MFS transporter gives rise to the protein MLNNTRTPKANPTWLQEWTPEKETFWARIGKDRAWKTLSVTTFNLVLAFATWFMVSALVTRLQGIGFNLSTTQLFWLTAMPGLAAGTLRIAHTFFVPLFGSRHTITFSTLSLLVPAIGWGLALQNPETPYWVLMLLAFSAGLGGGNFSSFMPSTSLFFPKKLQGTALGIQAGIGNFGVSLAQFVTPWIIGFGAFASLTGGPQTFHDKTRTSEIFLQNAPLIYVPLILIGAVWAWFSLKSIPVKANPAQLLSIFKEKHTWIMTSIYLMTFGAFSGLSSAFPLLIKTLYGGFEHAPVPLQYAFYGPLIGSAVRVIFGMIADRTGGAILTTISGLGMLASAIFTSFYVTPKSIEEFPFFVAGMLSLFFFSGIGNAATFRQMPIIFPATQAAGVIGWTAAIAAYGPFIVSMLISTIIAATGNTVLFFYVMAAFFLFNVGLNWHFYNRKGAERPS
- a CDS encoding GNAT family N-acetyltransferase, producing the protein MPEIPIFENLETPRLKVRRLQPEDAAALSVYRSRPEVSLYQGWGDNYDEAQALKLIQNMQDRNPGQPGWFQFALQEKETGALLGDLGFHVFEPLQAEVGFTLDSRVWGKGYATEGLKAVLDYAFHVLFFHRITASTDPRNVPSQKVLLRLGFRHEGHHLESYSDGENWLDEDRFALLRREWREQ
- a CDS encoding DMT family transporter — protein: MLIFAVTTGAGQLHSGDIFMLLAVLLAAMGYAEGGRLARELDGWRVVSWALVLSLPFSLVAVLVLPGPSHMPSFTAWAAFGYVSVVSMFLAFFAWYRGLALGGVARAGQVQLVQPVLWSALLEETLDFRTVAAALLVVGCAALSRLTR